A genomic stretch from Natronomonas gomsonensis includes:
- a CDS encoding RNA-guided endonuclease InsQ/TnpB family protein, whose protein sequence is MTELTKTLELKLVAPNAHKRRKLRETREAYQHALHDAFDARCTTQAEANDVVVNYDLSGYAKNALKQYVPQLTTTYNAGELHDDHPVRFTNEGLRLDHKPENAIEWYVKIPHHEDYHLWIPAQPNPEQRDWLEALNAGDAEMGESRLFEQDGTWFLHITATRDVERASKVSREERTPIGVDIGEASLVTVCHRDGHGSPTRPELWADEGKTIRRLRKTYFTTTRRLQTRGSERIAESFGDDVWSQIDDVFHSVTREVVEYAESIENPVLVLEDLTYIRESMDYGEYMNRRLHGWGFAKLHAQIRYKAVEKGIPVKTVNPRNTSKQCHACGEVGYRPRQATFTCTNDACWIGEYQADVNGAINIADRYLSGESHSREHTDGDDSAEDGGRLTAPQDSQADAEVQQETLGTYAS, encoded by the coding sequence GTGACCGAACTCACGAAGACGCTGGAACTGAAACTGGTCGCCCCGAACGCGCACAAACGGCGGAAACTCCGAGAGACGCGAGAGGCGTACCAGCATGCTCTTCACGACGCCTTCGACGCCCGATGTACCACGCAAGCCGAAGCGAACGATGTGGTGGTCAACTACGACCTGAGCGGGTACGCGAAAAACGCGCTCAAGCAGTACGTCCCACAACTTACGACGACGTACAACGCGGGCGAACTTCACGACGACCACCCGGTACGCTTCACCAACGAGGGGCTACGGCTCGACCATAAGCCCGAGAACGCAATCGAGTGGTACGTCAAAATCCCGCACCACGAGGACTACCACCTCTGGATACCAGCACAGCCAAACCCCGAACAACGGGACTGGTTGGAAGCGTTGAACGCTGGTGACGCAGAAATGGGCGAAAGTCGGCTGTTCGAGCAGGACGGAACGTGGTTCCTCCACATCACTGCCACCCGCGACGTGGAGAGGGCTTCTAAGGTGTCCAGAGAAGAACGGACGCCCATCGGTGTCGATATTGGGGAAGCGTCGCTCGTCACGGTGTGTCACCGCGACGGCCACGGTTCCCCTACCCGCCCCGAACTGTGGGCCGACGAGGGGAAGACCATCCGTCGGCTCCGCAAGACCTACTTCACCACCACGAGGCGACTTCAGACACGCGGAAGTGAGCGTATCGCTGAGTCGTTCGGGGACGACGTGTGGAGCCAGATAGACGACGTGTTCCATAGTGTCACCCGCGAAGTCGTGGAGTACGCCGAGTCCATCGAGAATCCCGTGCTGGTTCTGGAAGACCTGACGTACATCCGTGAGTCGATGGACTACGGCGAGTATATGAATCGGCGTCTGCACGGATGGGGGTTCGCCAAACTCCATGCACAGATACGCTACAAAGCCGTCGAGAAGGGCATCCCCGTCAAGACGGTGAACCCACGTAACACGTCGAAACAATGCCACGCGTGCGGTGAGGTAGGATACCGCCCGCGACAGGCGACGTTCACGTGTACGAACGACGCTTGCTGGATTGGCGAGTACCAAGCGGACGTGAACGGCGCGATAAACATCGCAGACCGCTACCTCAGTGGAGAGAGCCATTCAAGAGAACACACGGATGGCGATGACTCGGCTGAGGATGGG
- the tnpA gene encoding IS200/IS605 family transposase produces the protein MKTTRHATYNLNYHIVWLPKYRNSVLKGEVADRVRTILHEIADDKGLEILDLTVQPDHIHLFVSSPPKHAPSLLANWFKGISSRKYNHRYANHNGEKIGWARGYYAGTAGHVSSETVMNYIQRHEEDNS, from the coding sequence ATGAAGACCACACGGCACGCGACCTACAACCTCAACTACCACATAGTGTGGTTGCCGAAGTACCGTAACTCGGTGCTCAAAGGCGAGGTCGCAGACCGTGTGCGAACCATTCTCCACGAAATTGCCGACGACAAGGGCCTCGAAATACTCGACCTGACCGTACAACCCGACCACATCCACCTGTTCGTCAGTAGCCCACCGAAGCACGCGCCGTCGCTACTCGCCAACTGGTTCAAGGGGATCTCCTCGCGGAAGTACAACCACCGATACGCCAACCACAACGGCGAGAAAATCGGATGGGCGAGAGGCTACTACGCAGGAACGGCGGGCCACGTATCCAGCGAAACGGTCATGAACTACATTCAGCGCCACGAGGAGGACAATTCGTGA
- a CDS encoding YihY/virulence factor BrkB family protein: MELSARGVRDVVALLRVAYEHDVKYPAAALAYYTFVSLVPLLLLGLAAFGPRFTAGVEESMTLYLTPAARELFADALASVSGRTGASVLSVTVLGWTSANAAVAFLTVLGRIERSASSGRRRPTRLRDGVVVIGSLAASGLVLVTTSAISLAFADSVLFDGVAAGVLLGALTVVFLPMYYVPSDVVSGLQSALPGAVFAASGWTVLHVIVQVYVRQASQYAIYGTLSGVLLLLTSLYIASLLLMLGVAVNCRYVDGAQIGVPAE; this comes from the coding sequence ATGGAGCTCTCGGCTCGGGGTGTTCGGGATGTCGTTGCACTCCTCAGAGTGGCGTACGAACACGACGTGAAGTATCCGGCTGCCGCGCTGGCGTACTACACCTTCGTCTCGCTCGTTCCCCTGCTGTTGTTGGGGCTTGCGGCGTTCGGCCCCCGGTTCACTGCGGGCGTCGAGGAGTCGATGACGCTGTATCTGACCCCTGCGGCGCGGGAGTTGTTCGCCGACGCACTCGCGTCGGTGTCGGGTCGGACCGGTGCGTCGGTGCTTTCGGTCACCGTACTCGGTTGGACGAGTGCCAACGCCGCAGTGGCGTTCTTGACGGTACTGGGGCGAATCGAGAGGTCGGCCTCCAGCGGCCGACGCCGACCGACTCGACTCCGCGACGGCGTGGTCGTCATCGGGTCGCTCGCCGCTTCGGGACTCGTCCTCGTGACGACGAGCGCCATTTCGCTTGCGTTCGCCGACAGCGTCCTCTTCGACGGTGTCGCCGCTGGCGTGTTGCTCGGCGCGCTCACGGTGGTGTTCCTGCCGATGTACTACGTCCCTTCGGATGTGGTGTCGGGACTGCAGTCGGCGCTCCCGGGTGCCGTCTTCGCCGCGTCGGGGTGGACCGTCCTCCACGTCATCGTTCAGGTGTACGTCCGACAGGCGTCTCAGTATGCGATTTACGGCACGCTGAGCGGGGTTCTCCTGTTGTTGACCAGCCTCTACATCGCTTCGCTGCTGCTCATGCTCGGGGTCGCCGTCAACTGTCGATACGTCGACGGAGCCCAAATCGGTGTCCCCGCCGAGTAG
- a CDS encoding calcium-translocating P-type ATPase, PMCA-type: MSDSPHSQPAEEVLSAHDTSAEGLSEAAATERLETHGPNDVVEASARTWLKILLEQFDSVLIWVLLAAAALSIVAGHAVDAVLIAVIVVANGLFGFVQDYRAEQSLDALRELTAPTANVRRGSETIEVTATELVPGDVVELSSGDVVPADGRLLEETDLEIDEAALTGESAPVSKDPDPVAADASLADRTGMVYKGTNVTRGSGVAVLTGTGMDTEVGAIARELAATEETETPLQKELDELGRYLGIGVVVLALLVVPLLLFRGTEPVQAGLTAISLAVAAVPEGLPAVVTLTLALGVRKMADENALVRSLPAVEALGSVDVICTDKTGTLTEGRMTASRVWTNDSVVELDDETGRDCSSDQVELLLRAGALCNDATTEDGDPTEKALVVAAEEYGFGVETLREENPRTDEIPFSSERKWMGTVHGDCGYVKGAPEVVLSKSTRIHTADGPAELTDEAAEDVREQVKTFADDALRVLAVAYAEDPDDMDSELVFVGLVGLIDPPREEVAEAIAATERAGIGVKMITGDNVRTAAAIAGSLGMGRTVTEGKEIEAMSDDELRERVETADVFARTSPEHKVRILRALKDNGHVVAMTGDGVNDAPALKSADIGIAMGVRGTDVAKHASDVVLLDDNYATIERAVERGRAIFDNVWKFVAYLLSANVAEVALVFLASLFGYLVLPAVQLLWINLLTDGLPALALGADPQSGDVMERPPRESDRGIVDHRMLGLIGGTGAVSTAVMLGLLFYTLGGAAAITPYAMTMVFTGFVALEFEKLYVIRWLRETPTFSNPWLAVAVVSSLVLQLAVLYTPLNQYFGTVPLGVADWGVIGVVLAAALPAYLAVVVLLKRTTPA; this comes from the coding sequence GTGTCCGATAGCCCTCACAGCCAGCCGGCCGAGGAGGTTCTCTCCGCCCACGACACCAGCGCCGAGGGACTCTCGGAGGCGGCGGCGACGGAGCGACTCGAAACGCACGGCCCCAACGACGTGGTCGAGGCGAGCGCTCGTACGTGGCTGAAAATCCTCCTCGAACAGTTCGACAGCGTTCTCATCTGGGTGCTCCTGGCCGCCGCCGCGCTGTCTATCGTCGCCGGTCACGCCGTCGACGCCGTCCTCATCGCCGTTATCGTCGTCGCAAACGGACTCTTCGGGTTCGTCCAAGACTACCGTGCCGAACAGAGCCTCGACGCGCTCCGTGAGTTGACCGCACCGACGGCGAACGTCCGACGGGGCAGCGAAACAATCGAGGTCACCGCGACGGAGCTCGTCCCCGGTGACGTCGTGGAGTTGTCCAGTGGCGACGTGGTGCCGGCGGACGGTCGGCTCCTCGAGGAGACGGACCTCGAAATCGACGAGGCGGCGCTGACGGGCGAAAGCGCCCCTGTCTCGAAGGACCCCGACCCCGTCGCGGCCGACGCGTCGCTGGCCGACCGGACAGGGATGGTGTACAAGGGCACGAACGTCACCCGCGGCAGCGGCGTCGCGGTGCTCACCGGGACCGGAATGGACACCGAGGTGGGTGCCATCGCTCGCGAGTTGGCGGCGACCGAAGAGACCGAAACCCCCCTACAGAAGGAACTCGACGAACTGGGGCGGTACCTCGGCATCGGCGTGGTCGTGTTGGCCCTGTTGGTCGTTCCGCTGTTGTTGTTCCGGGGAACCGAGCCAGTGCAAGCCGGGCTGACGGCGATTTCGCTGGCCGTCGCCGCCGTCCCCGAGGGATTGCCGGCCGTCGTGACCCTGACGCTCGCCCTCGGCGTCCGGAAGATGGCCGACGAGAACGCGCTGGTCCGGAGCCTCCCGGCGGTCGAAGCCCTCGGTTCCGTCGACGTCATCTGTACCGACAAAACCGGAACGCTCACCGAGGGGCGAATGACCGCGAGTCGAGTGTGGACGAACGACTCGGTCGTCGAACTCGACGACGAGACGGGACGTGACTGCTCGTCCGACCAAGTCGAACTGCTGTTGCGGGCCGGCGCGCTCTGTAACGACGCCACCACGGAGGACGGCGACCCCACCGAGAAGGCGCTTGTCGTCGCCGCCGAGGAGTACGGCTTCGGCGTCGAGACGCTTCGGGAAGAAAACCCCCGAACCGACGAGATTCCGTTCTCCTCGGAGCGCAAGTGGATGGGAACCGTCCACGGCGACTGCGGCTACGTCAAGGGTGCCCCGGAGGTCGTCCTCTCGAAGTCGACCCGCATCCACACGGCCGACGGCCCGGCCGAACTCACCGACGAGGCCGCCGAGGACGTCCGCGAGCAGGTGAAAACGTTCGCCGACGACGCCCTCCGGGTTCTGGCGGTCGCCTACGCCGAAGACCCCGACGACATGGACTCGGAGCTGGTGTTCGTCGGCTTGGTCGGCCTCATCGACCCGCCGCGCGAGGAGGTCGCCGAGGCGATTGCGGCGACCGAACGCGCCGGCATCGGCGTGAAGATGATAACCGGCGATAACGTCCGGACGGCAGCCGCCATCGCGGGCTCCCTCGGGATGGGACGGACGGTCACCGAGGGCAAGGAAATCGAGGCGATGAGCGACGACGAACTCCGCGAGCGCGTCGAGACCGCCGACGTGTTCGCCCGCACCTCGCCGGAACACAAGGTCCGCATCCTGCGTGCGCTCAAGGACAACGGCCACGTCGTCGCGATGACGGGCGACGGCGTCAACGACGCCCCGGCGCTGAAAAGCGCCGACATCGGCATCGCGATGGGGGTTCGCGGCACCGACGTCGCCAAACACGCAAGCGACGTGGTGTTGCTCGACGACAACTACGCGACCATCGAGCGGGCCGTCGAGCGCGGGCGAGCCATCTTCGACAACGTCTGGAAGTTCGTCGCCTACCTGCTCAGCGCGAACGTCGCCGAAGTCGCGCTCGTCTTTCTCGCCTCGCTGTTCGGCTATCTCGTCTTGCCTGCGGTGCAGTTGCTGTGGATTAACCTCCTCACCGACGGGTTGCCGGCGCTGGCACTCGGCGCCGACCCCCAAAGCGGCGACGTGATGGAGCGCCCGCCGCGGGAGTCCGACCGCGGCATCGTCGACCACCGGATGCTCGGCCTGATAGGCGGCACCGGCGCGGTGTCGACCGCCGTCATGCTCGGATTGCTGTTCTACACCCTCGGCGGAGCCGCCGCTATCACGCCGTATGCGATGACGATGGTGTTCACCGGGTTCGTCGCCCTCGAATTCGAGAAACTGTACGTCATCCGATGGCTGCGGGAGACGCCGACGTTCTCGAACCCGTGGCTCGCGGTCGCCGTCGTCTCGTCGCTGGTGCTCCAGTTGGCGGTGCTGTACACGCCGCTCAACCAATACTTCGGGACCGTCCCGCTCGGCGTCGCCGATTGGGGCGTCATCGGTGTCGTCCTCGCGGCCGCCCTGCCCGCCTACCTAGCGGTGGTCGTACTGCTCAAGCGCACGACGCCGGCTTGA
- a CDS encoding DUF211 domain-containing protein, translating to MPAVRRLVIDVLKPHEPSLLEFTTQLADIESVEGVTSSLIELDQEVQNIKLTFEGEDVSFETIEEHIETLGGTVHSIDQVACGEYIVTDRRTLQD from the coding sequence ATGCCCGCAGTTCGCCGGCTCGTCATCGACGTGTTGAAACCCCACGAGCCATCGCTTCTGGAATTCACGACCCAACTCGCCGACATCGAGAGCGTCGAGGGCGTCACATCGTCGCTCATCGAACTCGACCAGGAGGTCCAGAACATCAAACTGACCTTCGAGGGCGAGGACGTGTCCTTCGAGACAATCGAAGAGCACATCGAAACTCTCGGTGGGACGGTCCACTCCATCGACCAGGTTGCCTGCGGGGAGTACATCGTCACGGACCGCCGGACGTTACAGGACTGA
- a CDS encoding VIT1/CCC1 transporter family protein, whose translation MTPIRRRLRRLLGREGVLSIARRYFVSNGFDGTLTSIGVIVGAVLSGVPSGATVIKIGLGAAVGLGTSAVWSVWEIERAETKAELRRIERAMLVDLDDTQIEREQRGARLLHATMSGLGPLIGILIPLTPFLFEGTLFTMVEAALIAVALGIGILGIFGAYMGSMSGQRWYVAAARMALAGLVVAIINVFLPG comes from the coding sequence GTGACTCCGATTCGTCGACGCCTCCGGCGACTCCTCGGACGGGAGGGCGTTCTCTCCATCGCCCGGCGGTACTTCGTCTCCAACGGGTTCGACGGGACGCTCACCAGCATCGGCGTCATCGTCGGCGCCGTCCTCTCGGGCGTCCCCAGCGGTGCAACGGTCATCAAAATCGGGCTTGGGGCGGCAGTCGGCCTCGGAACGTCGGCAGTGTGGAGCGTCTGGGAAATCGAACGCGCCGAAACCAAGGCCGAACTCAGACGCATCGAGCGGGCGATGCTCGTCGACCTCGACGACACCCAAATCGAGCGCGAACAGCGCGGTGCCCGCCTGTTGCACGCAACGATGAGCGGCCTCGGACCGCTCATCGGCATCCTCATCCCCCTCACCCCGTTTCTCTTCGAGGGAACGCTTTTCACGATGGTCGAAGCCGCGCTCATCGCAGTCGCCCTCGGAATCGGCATCTTGGGCATCTTCGGTGCGTACATGGGCTCTATGTCCGGCCAGCGCTGGTACGTCGCCGCGGCCCGGATGGCGCTTGCCGGGTTGGTCGTCGCGATAATCAACGTGTTTTTGCCGGGATGA
- a CDS encoding APC family permease, with product MAASNTPQSDADIGLLDAVAIEVGLIIGGALFALVGVGVDIAGTGVVVSFGVAITIAVLGLVPTAMLGASFPTTCGHYRYPARFVSPALAFLAAWGLGISMFAGGLPLYALTAGEYLTALIPFSATASGIGLLTLFFVLNLFGIRLAAKVQLLMFVGLVVALGAFVAFGAPTVEAANLTSPFASGPVGILAAAGVLYFTCLGANFVIDIGGDLRDATVTIPRSFLLSIPLVFLLYVSVAAVAVGSLGVEAMAGQTLEIAAERFLSPAFQTVFIICGALFAVATSLNATFILIPKYAGALADDGVFPAALGATNDRFGTAHWTLLGTYLLSAAILLAPLPFEQLGTMLAFGGALVVTVVMLAAISVLRDPPSEFDPGAFPVSTRVVYAMAVLAVPLNLLLIALLATQSTTLFLAWAGLVALGVLFYHLRTDGIEPNAEAVE from the coding sequence GTGGCAGCAAGCAACACTCCGCAGTCGGACGCCGATATCGGCCTGTTGGACGCCGTCGCCATCGAGGTCGGCCTCATCATCGGCGGCGCGCTGTTCGCGCTGGTCGGCGTCGGCGTCGACATCGCCGGAACGGGCGTCGTGGTGTCGTTCGGCGTCGCGATAACCATCGCCGTCCTCGGGTTAGTTCCGACGGCAATGCTCGGTGCGTCGTTTCCGACGACGTGTGGACACTATCGGTATCCCGCCCGGTTCGTCTCGCCGGCGCTGGCGTTTCTGGCGGCGTGGGGCCTCGGCATCAGCATGTTCGCCGGTGGGTTGCCGCTGTACGCGCTGACCGCCGGCGAGTACCTGACGGCGCTGATTCCGTTTTCGGCGACTGCGAGCGGCATCGGGCTGTTGACGCTGTTTTTCGTGTTGAACCTCTTCGGGATTCGACTCGCAGCGAAAGTCCAACTGCTGATGTTCGTGGGGTTGGTCGTCGCGTTGGGTGCGTTCGTTGCCTTCGGCGCGCCGACCGTCGAGGCGGCGAACCTCACCTCGCCGTTCGCCAGTGGGCCGGTCGGGATTCTCGCCGCCGCGGGCGTGCTGTACTTCACCTGTCTGGGCGCGAACTTCGTCATCGACATCGGTGGCGACCTCCGGGATGCGACGGTGACGATTCCGCGGTCGTTCCTCCTCTCGATTCCGCTGGTCTTCCTGCTGTACGTCTCCGTCGCCGCCGTCGCCGTCGGGTCGCTGGGCGTCGAAGCGATGGCGGGACAGACCCTCGAAATCGCCGCCGAGCGGTTCCTCTCGCCGGCGTTCCAGACGGTGTTCATCATCTGTGGGGCGCTGTTCGCCGTCGCGACCAGCCTGAACGCGACGTTCATCCTGATTCCGAAGTACGCCGGAGCCCTCGCCGACGACGGCGTGTTCCCGGCCGCACTCGGGGCCACCAACGACCGCTTCGGGACGGCCCACTGGACGCTGCTTGGAACGTACCTCCTCAGTGCGGCCATCTTGCTGGCGCCGCTCCCATTCGAACAGTTGGGGACGATGCTGGCCTTCGGCGGCGCGCTCGTCGTGACGGTCGTCATGCTTGCGGCCATCAGCGTCCTCCGGGACCCACCCTCGGAGTTCGACCCCGGGGCGTTCCCGGTCTCGACGCGGGTCGTCTACGCGATGGCGGTGCTTGCGGTGCCGTTGAACCTGCTTCTCATTGCCCTGTTGGCGACCCAATCGACGACGCTGTTTCTCGCGTGGGCGGGACTGGTCGCGCTGGGGGTGCTGTTCTATCACCTCCGAACCGACGGCATCGAACCGAATGCCGAAGCCGTCGAGTGA
- a CDS encoding DUF6684 family protein, translating into MFGIIDSPEGGDRPDMSKRDGLFDREVFLDVLVNAIPLGILLFFVALFVTYGSYPSDVLVVFVQMSLIVVPAVVLLVLTYYAARAVTRAEREGDSATPPGYSRADAEVVPADDD; encoded by the coding sequence ATGTTCGGCATAATCGATAGTCCCGAGGGCGGCGACCGCCCGGATATGTCGAAACGCGACGGACTCTTCGACCGCGAGGTGTTCCTCGACGTACTGGTTAACGCGATTCCGCTCGGGATTCTCCTGTTTTTCGTGGCCCTGTTCGTTACCTACGGGTCGTATCCGAGCGACGTGCTCGTGGTCTTCGTCCAGATGTCGCTCATCGTCGTTCCCGCGGTCGTGTTGCTCGTGTTGACCTACTACGCGGCGCGGGCCGTCACGAGAGCCGAACGGGAGGGCGACTCGGCGACGCCGCCGGGGTACTCCAGAGCCGACGCGGAGGTCGTCCCGGCGGACGACGACTGA